A single region of the candidate division KSB1 bacterium genome encodes:
- the lexA gene encoding transcriptional repressor LexA codes for MSDVLTEKQSKALAFIQMEIKSKGRPPTLREIGAIIGVSSTNGVRYLLDTLERKGYLNRSPMLSRGIELTARTGGGMPLEDETREVPILGRVAAGYPLLAQQNIEAHVRVDRTVATSDDTFALRVRGDSMKDAGILEGDVIFAKPQSTANAGDIVVALIGEEATVKYFKPQGERIVLEPANRYFNPIVVERGTPGFRILGRVIGLMRKM; via the coding sequence ATGTCAGACGTTCTTACCGAAAAGCAGTCGAAAGCCCTGGCCTTTATCCAGATGGAGATCAAGTCCAAGGGGCGTCCGCCGACACTGCGTGAAATAGGTGCAATTATTGGAGTTAGCAGCACCAACGGGGTTCGCTATCTGCTCGATACGCTCGAGCGAAAGGGCTACCTGAATCGCAGCCCAATGCTCTCGCGTGGCATCGAACTCACGGCTCGAACCGGCGGAGGCATGCCTCTCGAAGATGAGACCCGGGAGGTACCGATCCTTGGCCGGGTGGCCGCCGGATACCCGCTGCTGGCACAACAGAATATCGAGGCGCACGTCCGTGTGGACCGTACGGTGGCGACGTCGGATGATACGTTTGCGCTGCGGGTACGAGGCGATTCCATGAAAGACGCGGGAATCCTCGAGGGGGATGTCATCTTCGCCAAACCGCAGAGTACCGCCAACGCCGGTGACATCGTGGTCGCGCTGATCGGAGAAGAGGCAACTGTCAAATATTTCAAGCCGCAGGGTGAGCGCATCGTGCTCGAACCGGCCAACCGGTACTTCAATCCCATCGTCGTCGAGCGCGGCACCCCCGGCTTCCGCATTCTCGGCCGAGTAATCGGATTGATGCGGAAGATGTGA